CACAGGGAATCCTTTGATATTTGATTTAACCTAGCGGGAGCGATTTTACTTTTGACTGCATGCCCCCCCAGAGGAAACCCGAAATGGCTTCACCCCTTTTGATTGCCCAGCACTCTGCCACAGAATGTGTCCTGCTGCCCGGACTGGCCAATCGGCATGGCCTGATCACCGGCGCAACCGGTACCGGCAAGACCGTCACGCTGCAAAAACTGGCCGAAAGCTTCTCGCAGATCGGCGTGCCGGTCTTCATGGCCGACGTCAAGGGAGACCTGAGCGGCATCAGCCAGGCCGGCAAGATCGAAGGCAAGCTGGCCACCTCGCTCAAGGAGCGCGGCCTGACGCTGCCCCAGCCCCTGGCCTGCCCTGCAACGCTGTGGGATGTGTTCGGCGAGCAGGGCCACCCCGTGCGCGCCACCATCTCGGACATGGGCCCGCTGCTCATCGGCCGCATGCTGAACCTGAACGAGACCCAGATGGGCGTGCTCAATCTGGTGTTCAAGATCGCCGACGACAACGGTATGCTGCTGCTGGACCTCAAGGACCTGCGCGCCATGCTGAACTTTGTGGGCGACAACGCCAAGCAGTTCACCACCCAGTACGGCAACATCAGCTCGGCCAGCGTGGGAGCCATACAACGCGGCCTGCTGACCATTGAAAGCCAGGGCGGCGACAAGTTCTTTGGCGAGCCCATGCTCGACATCAACGACCTGATGCAGACCGATGCCAACGGCATGGGCGTGATCAACGTGCTGGCGGCCGACAAGCTGATGAATGCGCCGCGCCTGTACTCGACCTTTTTGCTCTGGCTTCTGTCCGAACTGTTCGAGCAACTGCCGGAAATCGGCGACCCCGAGAAGCCCAAGCTCGTGTTTTTCTTTGACGAGGCCCACCTGCTGTTCAACGATGCACCCAAGGTGCTGATCGAACGCATCGAACTGGTCGTGCGCCTGGTGCGCTCCAAGGGCGTGGGTGTGTACTTCGTCACCCAGAACCCGCTGGACGTTCCCGACAGCGTGCTCGGCCAGCTGGGCAACCGCGTGCAGCACGCCTTGCGCGCCTTCACCCCGCGCGACCAGAAAGCCGTGGCCTCGGCCGCCTCCACCATGCGCCCCAATCCGGGCCTGGATATTGCCGCCGCCATCACCGAGCTGGCCGTGGGCGAAGCCCTGATCAGCTTCCTCGACGAAAAAGGCCGTCCCAGCGTGACCGAGCGCGTGTTCGTGATTCCGCCCGGCAGCCAGCTCGGCCCCATCACGGCCGAGCAGCGCAAGGCGCTGATCGAGGGTTCCCTGGTCGCCGGCGTCTATGAGAAAGCCGTGGACCGCGAGTCGGCCTTCGAAATATTGCGCGACCGTACTGCGAGCGCCACACCTGCCAAGCCCGGTGACGCCCCTGCCGCTGCCACAGCGGCAGACTCGACCCAGCAAGCCAGTACCACAGACTCCATGATGGACGGACTCAAGGAGCTGCTGTTCGGCCGTACCGGCCCGCGCGGCGGCCAGCACGACGGTCTGGTGCAGACCATGGCCAAGTCCACGGTGCGCACGGTGGGCAACAGCCTGGGCAAGGAGATTCTGCGCGGCGTGCTGGGCGGCATTCTGGGCAACAAGAAGCGCTGAGCCCAACGCGCCCACTCGCTCCAAGGGCCTGCTTCAGCAGGCCTTTTTTATGCCCGCCGGACAGAAAACGCTCAAGGCGGCAGTCATTATGTCGATACATAATAAATCCATCCCTGGTGCCAACCGCCAGTCTCTTGGACATGTGCTGCTGCCGGCAGGCACAGCTGCTTCTTTCCTCTACGCTAACCACGCTGCCCAGTCTTGCCGCAGACCACCAGTTCGCTCGGGCCGGGCAGTGCTTTTGCAAATTTTCAGCCAATGCAATTCAATCAATGGCGTGTATCCACCAAGCTGTGGTGCACTTTGGGCGGGCTTCTGACCATGATGCTGGCCGTCTCGCTATGGAACCAGCACTCGTCCACCCAGGCCCTGCAGGCCGGCATGCAGACCCTGACCGACTATGACAATCGCATCAATCTCGCCCTTCAGTGGAAAGGTGCGACCGAGACCACGGGCGAACGCGTGCTCACCAGCAACATGACCACCGACGAAGCGCTGACCCAGCGCATGGACGAGCGTGTCAGCGAAGGCGTGGCCGTCAATGGGGCGCTGCAGGCACAGGTCATCAAACTGGCTCAAAGCGATGCCGACAAGGCTGCCCTGCAGAAGATCGCAGCCGTGCGCGCCGAAGTTCTGGCGCTGAACAAGCAGGCACGCGAGATCAAGCTGACCGGCGATATCGAAGCCATGCGCGACTTCATCCGCCTGCAGTATCTGGGCGCCATCGGCCGTTATGTCGATTCGCTGCAGGACTTTGTGAAGCTGCAGGAACAGCAGCGCGACGCAGCCAGCCTTCAGTTGCAGCAAGACCAGCAAAAAGCGATCTGGCTGTCCTGGGCGGTACAGGCCCTGGTACTGACCGCCGCACTGGGCCTGGCACTGGCCCTGACCCGCTCCATCACCCAGCCTTTGAATGAAGCCGTGGAGCTGACCCAGGCCATTGCACAGGGCGATCTCACGGTAACCGCCAGCAACGACCGCCATGACGAGTTCGGCCGCCTGCTGAGCTCCGTCTCGACCATGGCAGCTCAACTGCGCAGCCTGGTGGCCGATGTACGCACCAGCGTGCACTCCATCAGCACCGCATCGGCCGAAATCGCCACCGGCAACCATGACCTGTCTGCACGCACCGAGCAGACTGCCGCCAATCTTGAGGAAACCGCGGCCAGCATGGAACAGCTGACCGCCACCGTCGCCCAGGCCTCGGACACCGCCCGCCAGGCCAACCATCTGGCAGGCAATGCCGCACAGGTCGCCCAGCGCGGCGGCCATGTGGTTCAGTCCGTGGTCAGCAGCATGGGACGCATCAGCGACAGCGCGCACCGCATCTCCGACATCATCGGCGTGATCGACTCCATCGCCTTCCAGACCAATATCCTGGCCCTCAACGCGGCAGTCGAGGCCGCACGCGCCGGCGAACAAGGCCGGGGCTTTGCCGTGGTCGCCGGCGAAGTGCGCGCCCTGGCCCACCGCAGTGCCGAGGCCGCCAAGGAGATCAAGGCGCTTATCACCACGTCCGTGGATGCCGCCCAGGAAGGCGCAGACCAGGTTTCCCAGGCGGGGCGCGTGATGGAGGAAATCGTCAGCAGCGTCGGCAAGGTTTCGGACATGATTGGCGAGATCAGTGCCTCCGCCATGGAGCAGCATGACGGCATCAGCCAGGTCAACCAGGCCGTGACCAACCTGGACCAGATGACGCAGCAGAATGCCGCCCTGGTCGAGGAATCCACGGCGGCCGCAGTCTCGCTGAGCGACCAGGCCCAGCGTCTGACCGGCATGGTGTCCGTGTTCAAGGTTCAG
This region of Comamonas thiooxydans genomic DNA includes:
- a CDS encoding methyl-accepting chemotaxis protein, whose amino-acid sequence is MQFNQWRVSTKLWCTLGGLLTMMLAVSLWNQHSSTQALQAGMQTLTDYDNRINLALQWKGATETTGERVLTSNMTTDEALTQRMDERVSEGVAVNGALQAQVIKLAQSDADKAALQKIAAVRAEVLALNKQAREIKLTGDIEAMRDFIRLQYLGAIGRYVDSLQDFVKLQEQQRDAASLQLQQDQQKAIWLSWAVQALVLTAALGLALALTRSITQPLNEAVELTQAIAQGDLTVTASNDRHDEFGRLLSSVSTMAAQLRSLVADVRTSVHSISTASAEIATGNHDLSARTEQTAANLEETAASMEQLTATVAQASDTARQANHLAGNAAQVAQRGGHVVQSVVSSMGRISDSAHRISDIIGVIDSIAFQTNILALNAAVEAARAGEQGRGFAVVAGEVRALAHRSAEAAKEIKALITTSVDAAQEGADQVSQAGRVMEEIVSSVGKVSDMIGEISASAMEQHDGISQVNQAVTNLDQMTQQNAALVEESTAAAVSLSDQAQRLTGMVSVFKVQAADRAPALTA
- a CDS encoding helicase HerA-like C-terminal domain-containing protein; amino-acid sequence: MASPLLIAQHSATECVLLPGLANRHGLITGATGTGKTVTLQKLAESFSQIGVPVFMADVKGDLSGISQAGKIEGKLATSLKERGLTLPQPLACPATLWDVFGEQGHPVRATISDMGPLLIGRMLNLNETQMGVLNLVFKIADDNGMLLLDLKDLRAMLNFVGDNAKQFTTQYGNISSASVGAIQRGLLTIESQGGDKFFGEPMLDINDLMQTDANGMGVINVLAADKLMNAPRLYSTFLLWLLSELFEQLPEIGDPEKPKLVFFFDEAHLLFNDAPKVLIERIELVVRLVRSKGVGVYFVTQNPLDVPDSVLGQLGNRVQHALRAFTPRDQKAVASAASTMRPNPGLDIAAAITELAVGEALISFLDEKGRPSVTERVFVIPPGSQLGPITAEQRKALIEGSLVAGVYEKAVDRESAFEILRDRTASATPAKPGDAPAAATAADSTQQASTTDSMMDGLKELLFGRTGPRGGQHDGLVQTMAKSTVRTVGNSLGKEILRGVLGGILGNKKR